One Kitasatospora sp. NBC_01266 genomic window carries:
- a CDS encoding DUF6262 family protein has protein sequence MTDPHPLAAARRADTDRRRTRVQQALAELADDPGQISISSVAARAGVHRSFLHRHQDLHSAVLAAQQAMPAPRARSATTSAASLRADNANLTERNRRLQQHIHVLEDRLSELLGEQTLQRSGLGAPPATAAMEQQLEELRQDNLDLQRTLEERDEELGAIREAYRRLMADRNRSASGII, from the coding sequence ATGACCGATCCCCATCCGCTCGCGGCGGCCCGCCGCGCGGACACCGACCGGCGCCGCACCCGCGTCCAGCAGGCACTCGCCGAACTCGCCGATGATCCAGGACAGATCAGCATCTCCTCCGTCGCCGCCCGCGCGGGCGTCCACCGCTCCTTCCTGCACCGGCACCAGGACCTCCACTCCGCCGTCCTCGCCGCCCAGCAGGCCATGCCCGCCCCTCGCGCGCGGTCCGCGACCACCAGCGCGGCATCGCTCCGCGCGGACAACGCCAACCTCACCGAGCGCAACCGCCGCCTCCAGCAGCACATCCACGTCCTCGAAGATCGACTTTCCGAGCTCCTGGGCGAGCAAACCCTCCAGCGCAGCGGCCTGGGCGCGCCGCCGGCCACCGCGGCCATGGAGCAGCAGCTCGAAGAGCTCCGCCAGGACAACCTCGACCTGCAACGCACCCTCGAAGAACGCGATGAGGAACTCGGAGCCATCCGGGAGGCATACCGCCGCCTCATGGCCGACCGAAACCGAAGTGCATCCGGAATCATCTGA